In Patescibacteria group bacterium, the genomic window GCCTCGAATATTGGAGCGTCAATAAAATATCTTGTCCGATAACCGCAAAAAAGATTGGGAGTGATTGAATAATAACGAAAAATGCCAAGCTTGTTGGAAATTTCCCGTGTTGACTTGGAAGAAATTAAGGTTAAGACTCGAATCGGTTCGCTTAAAATTTGGTATTTATCTAAGACATATTCCAGGGAAAGATAGGCGGGCGTGACTAAAACAACGGCTAAATATTCAAGATACAGCTCTTTTTGCCTTTCTTTCTCAAAGCGGTCTTTTAGGACATAGGTTCCTTTTTTTAACTGGATAAGTTCGCCGTTTTTCAGCCAATACTTGATATTTTCATTTAAAGCATCTTCATTCGGTTCTAAATCCCGCAGTGTTTCTTTTTTAAAAATCAGCAATTTTTTTGAAGTAATTTTTAGCTTTGACAGTTCCATAACATTGTTTAGTAATTAGTATATTAATTATACCAATTCTGGAATAGATGTCAACGCCAGTCCGCCGCTATTTAAGAATAAATCCTCTCCAGACACCGAGCGTCCAAGAGAACACTGGGTGTCTTTGTCTTATATTATACCACAAACCAATCTAAAACCCAAGCAGCCGGAAAATTTGAGAGAGATGAGGATTAGTTTCACTGCCCGTTTCTGTTTATCTTGTTGGCTGCGAAGCAGACCAGCGAGACCAGCCGCCGATCATTCGGCCGATTTCCTCCATTTCCCTTTGCGCTTGGCTGAATTTTTTGGAAGTGATAAGACCAATTTCATAAGCCAAACGAAAACGAATTTTGAATTTGTCAAAAAGCTGGCTGATTTTTTCAATGCCTTCTCCTTTCTCGCTATCCGGCAAGGAATTGGTTTTAATAATCTCGTCTAATATCTGCCAAATTATTTGCTGTAATTCGGCGCCCAAATTACCATTATGCGTATCGGCACATATCGGCTCCAGGTATAACCTGGAGCCATCGGGGGGGGTATACCTAACTGACCAGCGATGGCTAAACATCTGTTCCTATCAGCCATTTATAAACAGGTTTTATTATCAGCTTTTTCTTGTCTATTTTTATAATGTC contains:
- a CDS encoding four helix bundle protein, which encodes MFSHRWSVRYTPPDGSRLYLEPICADTHNGNLGAELQQIIWQILDEIIKTNSLPDSEKGEGIEKISQLFDKFKIRFRLAYEIGLITSKKFSQAQREMEEIGRMIGGWSRWSASQPTR